The uncultured Carboxylicivirga sp. genomic interval ATGAATTTTGGGCTCCCAAAATTGAGACAAATCGTACCGTTTCTATTCCATCGGCCTTTGGTAAATGTGAAGAAACTGGTCGATTTGACAATTTTGCACTAGCTGGTGGATTAATCGAAGGTGAACATCAAGGCGATTTTCCTTTTGACGATACAGACGTATACAAAGTACTGGAAGGGGCTTCATATACCTTAGCTGCTCAGTACGATGCCGAATTAGATAACTATCTGGATAGCGTTATCACATTGATTGCAGCCGGACAGGAAGACGATGGTTATCTTACCACCTGTGTTACCAATAAATGCGAAAGATTAACCGGATGGTATGGTAAAGGTCGTTGGGACCGTTTAAACAGTCACGAACTATATAACAGTGGCCACCTGTACGAAGCTGCTGTAGCTCACTACCAGGCAACCGGAAAAAGAAGCTTGTTGGATATTGCTATCAAAAATGCCAACCTGGTAAATGAAGTTTTCGGACCTAAAGAAGGTCAGAAACATGTTCCATCCGGTCACCCGATTATTGAAATGGCTTTGGTGAAACTATACAGAGTTACCAATGATAAGAAATACCTTGATTTAGCTCGTTACTTTGTTGACGAAACAGGTAGAGGAACCGATGGCCATAAATTAAATGCTTACAGTCAGGATCACATGCCTATTGTTGAGCAGGAAGAAGCAGTAGGTCATGCTGTTCGTTTAGGATATTTATACTCAGGCGTAACTGATGTTGCTTCATTGTTGCACGATCAGCAATTGATGGAAGCCACCAAACGCGTTTGGGATAATGTAGTTTCTAAAAAACTTTACATCACCGGTGGTATCGGATCTCGTGCTCAAGGCGAAGGCTTTGGCCCTAATTACGAGTTAAACAACATGACTGCCTATTGCGAAACATGTGCTTCTATCTCTAATGTATATTGGAACTATCGTTTGTTTTTGAATGAACACGAAGCAAAATATTACGACGTACTGGAACGTACACTTTACAATGGAGTGATTTCAGGTGTATCGTTAAGTGGCGATAAGTTTTTCTACGATAATCCAATGGAATCAATCCATAATCATGACAGAGCTCCCTGGTTTGGATGCGCTTGTTGTCCGGGTAACATCACCCGCTTTATGGCATCCGTTCCGGGATATATGTATGCTACAGATGAACATTCCATCTATGTAAACTTATTTGCTCAAAGCACTGCTAAAATTTCTTTTGGAGAAGAAACAGTAGCTATCAGTCAGCAAACAAAATATCCATGGGAAGGTAAGGTTAACATCACCATTGATGAACCATCATCGACCAAAATGGAGCTTAAAATCAGAATACCTGGATGGGCACACAATCAACCGGTTCCATCTAACTTATATCATTTTGCCAACGAAATTAAAGACACTTATACGGTTAGTGTAAATGGTAAAAAGCAATCGGTTAAAACAGATGAAGGTTATGTTGTTCTGAATACGAAATGGAATGCTGGAGATCAAATCACTATTGATTTCC includes:
- a CDS encoding glycoside hydrolase family 127 protein encodes the protein MKIKHLIYSSVLTLLAFSCTSKEGQKSPLTPVPFTDVKLTDEFWAPKIETNRTVSIPSAFGKCEETGRFDNFALAGGLIEGEHQGDFPFDDTDVYKVLEGASYTLAAQYDAELDNYLDSVITLIAAGQEDDGYLTTCVTNKCERLTGWYGKGRWDRLNSHELYNSGHLYEAAVAHYQATGKRSLLDIAIKNANLVNEVFGPKEGQKHVPSGHPIIEMALVKLYRVTNDKKYLDLARYFVDETGRGTDGHKLNAYSQDHMPIVEQEEAVGHAVRLGYLYSGVTDVASLLHDQQLMEATKRVWDNVVSKKLYITGGIGSRAQGEGFGPNYELNNMTAYCETCASISNVYWNYRLFLNEHEAKYYDVLERTLYNGVISGVSLSGDKFFYDNPMESIHNHDRAPWFGCACCPGNITRFMASVPGYMYATDEHSIYVNLFAQSTAKISFGEETVAISQQTKYPWEGKVNITIDEPSSTKMELKIRIPGWAHNQPVPSNLYHFANEIKDTYTVSVNGKKQSVKTDEGYVVLNTKWNAGDQITIDFPMPVRKVIANEKATFDQGKIAYQRGPVVYCFEDKDNNNGFMFDNYAPANAEVTDEFDASLLGGVVKLNMPAEKIKTNNGATKVEPVELTAIPYYAWNNRGTSNMLVWLPANKETAVAKPAPSLASEATPEASSGWAPGLNDGFDPKNSGDVDKSYFYWWLKEGSEETVDYEFESPVTIAQSSVYWLNMDHYDGNYKVPEHWSLLYKNKAGEWTEVETNDEYGVALDQYNTVNFTPVKTTAIRIKAKLQEGESGGILEWKIK